The following coding sequences are from one Musa acuminata AAA Group cultivar baxijiao chromosome BXJ2-4, Cavendish_Baxijiao_AAA, whole genome shotgun sequence window:
- the LOC103981497 gene encoding CBL-interacting protein kinase 19 produces the protein MEEAVTMMPSEHDKRRKKDGGLLLGRFEVGKLLGAGTFAKVYVARDVRTDELVAIKALDKESILKSGLVAHIKREIAILRRVRHPYIVQLFEVMATKTKIYFVMEYVRGGELFSRVSKGRLLEDTARRYFQQLISAVAFCHARGVFHRDLKPENLLVDDHGDLKVSDFGLSAVAEQMRGDGLFHTFCGTPAYVAPEVLSRRGYDGAKIDVWSCGVILFVLMAGYLPFHDRSIVAMYRKIYKGVFRCPRWFSQDLVHLLHRLLDVNPQTRITIPEIMENPWFRKGFRHVRFYIEDNQLHSIDDPENDPEDDPEDDQLQNNEPKQDETYESGSESDCSVASCPPTFSDEQHHHPLPRPPSLTAFDIISFSRGFDLSGLFEETEEMTRFLSKEPVSQIISKLEEIAKVVSFKVRRKDCRISLEGTREGEKGPLTIGVEIYELTPSMVVVEVKKKAGDGQEYEEFCNKELKPGLQHLVYESPPVVRTTSNMS, from the coding sequence ATGGAGGAGGCGGTCACGATGATGCCGAGCGAgcacgacaaaaggagaaagaaagacgGCGGCCTCCTCCTTGGTCGCTTCGAGGTGGGCAAGCTCCTCGGCGCCGGGACCTTCGCCAAGGTCTACGTCGCCCGCGACGTGCGCACCGACGAGCTCGTCGCCATTAAGGCCCTCGACAAGGAGAGTATTCTCAAGAGCGGCCTCGTTGCGCACATCAAACGCGAGATCGCCATCCTCCGCCGCGTCCGCCACCCCTATATCGTCCAGCTCTTCGAGGTCATGGCCACCAAGACCAAGATCTACTTCGTCATGGAGTACGTCCGCGGCGGCGAGCTCTTCTCCCGCGTATCCAAGGGCCGCCTCCTGGAGGACACCGCCCGCCGCTACTTCCAACAGCTGATCTCCGCCGTCGCCTTCTGCCACGCACGCGGCGTCTTCCACCGGGATCTCAAGCCGGAGAATCTCCTCGTCGACGATCACGGCGATCTCAAGGTATCGGACTTCGGCCTCTCCGCCGTTGCCGAACAGATGCGCGGCGACGGGCTTTTCCACACCTTCTGCGGCACGCCCGCCTATGTCGCGCCCGAGGTGCTCTCCCGGAGGGGCTACGATGGCGCCAAGATCGACGTCTGGTCCTGTGGCGTCATCCTCTTCGTGCTTATGGCAGGTTACCTTCCCTTCCACGACCGCAGCATCGTGGCCATGTACCGCAAGATCTACAAAGGCGTCTTCCGGTGCCCGCGATGGTTCTCGCAGGATCTCGTCCacctcctccaccgcctcctcgATGTCAATCCCCAAACCCGAATCACCATTCCGGAGATCATGGAGAATCCCTGGTTCAGGAAAGGGTTCCGACACGTCCGATTCTACATCGAAGACAACCAGTTACATAGCATAGATGATCCCGAAAATGATCCCGAAGATGATCCCGAAGATGACCAACTGCAGAATAACGAACCTAAGCAAGATGAGACATACGAATCGGGGTCGGAATCGGACTGCTCCGTCGCTTCCTGCCCGCCTACATTCTCGGACGAGCAGCACCACCATCCATTGCCAAGGCCGCCGAGCCTTACCGCGTTCGATATCATATCTTTCTCCAGGGGATTCGACCTCTCAGGGTTGTTCGAAGAAACAGAGGAGATGACCAGGTTCCTGTCCAAGGAGCCCGTGTCACAGATCATATCGAAATTGGAGGAGATTGCAAAGGTTGTGAGCTTCAAGGTCAGGCGGAAGGATTGCAGGATCAGCTTGGAAGGGACGAGAGAGGGGGAGAAGGGCCCACTGACGATTGGTGTGGAGATATATGAGCTAACGCCATCCATGGTGGTGGTTGAGGTGAAGAAGAAGGCTGGAGATGGACAGGAGTACGAAGAGTTCTGCAACAAGGAGCTCAAGCCTGGGTTGCAACACCTCGTCTACGAGTCACCTCCCGTTGTCAGAACCACTTCCAACATGTCATAA